The genomic stretch TAAGTAGAATTCCAACATTCATGTGCAAGCTATCGATATGTTCTAACTGAAAGCTCGAAAGCTCGGCGACCACAATTCCCCGGTCGTTCAACTCATCTACCTGATCGCTTAGAGCAACGCCGATATTTCCTGCCACTATGGTAGGACGGCCTGTTTTTTTCGCTAACTCACCGATGAGTGTTGTCGTCGTTGTTTTTCCATTTGTACCCGTAACACCAATCTTAAAGGCCGGATGGTCTCGCAAAGCGAGTTCGACCTCACTCCAGATTTGTGCCCCTTGACTGATACCCACTTGGATAAAGGGAAGTGCAGGGGAAACCCCAGGCGAAAGTACGACAATTTCAGACTGAACCTCATCCCATTCAGGTATACGACCTAAAATAAGTTGTCCCTCTGTTAAGCCCACTTCGTAAACACCCTTAAGTTTGTCGGGTTCTTGGCGATCCGTTAATTTCACCCTCGCGCCCAAGGCCTTAAGCCTTTTAACTGCAGCCAACCCGCTTCTTCCGGCGCCCACAATGAGTACTTTTTTAGCTTCTAAATTCATGATTCCACCCTCTTAGGAGATAATTATAGTATCCCGGCAAAATAGGCGATAACTCCTAGCACAGCACAAAGTAGAGAGACTAACCAAAAAATGATGACGACTTTCCACTCATGCCAACCCACTAATTCATAATGGTGATGCAAGGGGCTCATCCGAAAGACCCGCTTTCCGGTAGTCTGGAAAGAGATAACCTGAATGATAACCGAGATGGCTTCTATGACATAAACACCACCAAGGATAAGTAGGATTAGCTCTGTTTTTGTCAGCACTGCTAAACCAACCAATGCTCCTCCTAACGCCAAGGAGCCCGTATCACCCATGAAAACTCGTGCAGGAAATCTATTGAAACGCAAAAAGCCAAAGCAACCGCCCGCTACAGCCGCGGCAAAGACTGCGAGGTCAGATTCATAAGCCAATACGGGCACCCTACCCCCTTGTGTTGTCGCCAGCCAAGCTATACCCACATATCCCAGCGCAGAAAACAAGGTCGTTCCCGCCGCTAAGCCGTCCAGCCCATCGGTCAGATTCACCGCATTGGTAATCCCCACAATGATTAAGGCAACAAAAGGATAATAAATCAGACCCAATTCGAGATGTATCGTGGTAAAAGGGATGACGAGATCGGTCCCTCGGCCTAAGTAGCGATTAGCCGCCCACGTAAGGAGGAAAGCTAGAGTAAATTGTCCTATTAATTTTTGATAAGCTCTTAGACCTAAGGACCTATGCATGACTACCTTGATAAAATCATCAATAAAACCAATCAGGCCATACCCGAGCATTGAACTGACAACCAAAACCATTTCTAAAGACGTTGGTTTTTCAGCAATAGTCAGAGCGCTTACCACAATTCCCACTAAAAAGATAATGCCACCCATAGTGGGGGTACCCGCCTTGGCAAGATGCCGTTTGGGGCCTTCCTCACGAATATTCTGGCCGAACTTCAACACCCGTAGAATAGGAATCAATAACGGCCCAAGAATTAATGTGATAATCAGTGCTACGGCAGCAGCCAAAAAAATACGTTCAGACATGGAATATATTCCTTCCTTTACTCCAAACCTCTACGAAGTGCTTCTGTCACTTCTTCCATCTTCATACCACGGGAAGCTTTGATTAAGACCCAAGTGCCTTGACTTAATTGGGCGAGCACTTCTTGCGCCTTCTTTATCGCTCCTGCTTGTTCTGGAAAAGAATAGACTCTCTCAGGAGACAACCCTCTTGCAATGGCTCCCCGAGCAATTTCCTCGGCAAGTTTCCCTACGGTGATAAGTTCAGAAATTCCCAAGTCGGCTACAGCTTGCCCCACCTCATAATGACCTTCCCGACTAGCCTCACCTAGTTCGTACATCTCACCTAAGATGGCTAGGGTCGATGCTCCTCCTCTTTCTCGCAAGACTTGCAAGGATGCCTTCATAGAGGTCGGATTAGCATTATAAACATCGCTAATCAGGGTGCTTTCATAAATTCCCTGCTGTAGCTCTAACCGCATCCTAGACAACTCCATCGTCGCTAAACCCTCACATCCCTCTTGAAGAGGGACCTCTAAGAGCAGTCCTACACTGAGGGCAGCCAAAGCATCAAGCACGTTATGCTCTCCCGGTAGTGGCAAATCAACTTTTACCGGCGAAGTGAGAACAGGGACCTGGCTCCGGTTTTCATTTTCCACGGTGAAGCGAGTGCCTAGGGTTCCAAAGGGGGTTAGCTTCAGGCCACGGAGGTCCGGCTTATGGAACTTTCCGCCTAAGCCATAGAAAAATTGGTGAACAGAGCTTTCCTGGGCGAGTTTCACACTCCACTCATCTTCACTATTGAGCACAGCGAATCCCTCGGGAGGAAGTGCTTGGATTAACTCCCATTTAGCTCGGGCAATGTTCTCTTGAGTACCTAATAGCTCCAAATGAGTTGTGCCAATATTGGTAATGACACCGATATCCGGACGAGCAATACCACATAAAAAGGCAATTTGCCCTAATCCGCGCATACCCATCTCTAAAACGAGGATCTCCGTGTTCTCCGATGCATTCAGGATGGTCATGGGAACACCAAGCTCATTATTCTGATTCTCCAGATTCTTATGAACTCGGTATTTTTGACTGAGCACTGCAGTTACCATATCTTTCGTGGTGGTTTTGCCATTGCTACCGGTGATAGCTACAACCTTGGCTCCCAATTGCCGGACCCAGGTTTGGGCTAGGGATTGCATAGCAATAAGGCCCAAATCCACTTGGATCAGCGCTTTTCCTTCAGGGATACTAATTTCAGGTCGGTTCTTTAAACGTTCTTTCTCGGCAACTACTACACTAGCGCCTTTTTGCCAAGCTGCTTTTATATAATCATGTCCATCGACCTTTTCACCCACTAGGGCAAAAAAGATATTACCGTCCTTAACTAGGCGGCTGTCAATACAACAACCATGAGCTTTAGCTTGGCTATCTCCCCTCAATTCCCCCTCTAGTAGGGTGGCAATCCATTGGCTATCCCACATAACCCAGCCTCCTCAAGGCTTCCCGGGCGACTTCCCGGTCATCAAAGGGCAATACTTCTTTGCCGATAATCTGATAATCTTCATGGCCTTTTCCTGCTATGAGCACCGTGTCTCCTTCTTTAGCAAGAATAAGGGCGCATTCGATAGCCTCCTGACGTTTGACATTAGCTGTATAATCAATTCCTTCTATCCCCTCAAGGATATCTTGGATAATCTGTCGAGGGTCTTCGGTACGAGGGTTATCTGAAGTGACAATGACGTGATCACTGAGTTGTTCAGCGATAGCACCCATCTGTGGTCGTTTCCCCTTATCCCGATCCCCTCCGCAGCCAAATACCGTAATCAAGCGTCCTGGCGTAAATTCCAAAGCAGCTTGGCAGACATTGGCCAGCCCATCTGGAGTATGAGCATAATCCACAATCACTTGAAAGGGCTGCCCCATCCTTATGCTCTCAAAACGTCCCGGTACACCTTGAACATCTGCCAAGGCCTTTTTGAC from Desulfitobacterium dichloroeliminans LMG P-21439 encodes the following:
- the mraY gene encoding phospho-N-acetylmuramoyl-pentapeptide-transferase is translated as MSERIFLAAAVALIITLILGPLLIPILRVLKFGQNIREEGPKRHLAKAGTPTMGGIIFLVGIVVSALTIAEKPTSLEMVLVVSSMLGYGLIGFIDDFIKVVMHRSLGLRAYQKLIGQFTLAFLLTWAANRYLGRGTDLVIPFTTIHLELGLIYYPFVALIIVGITNAVNLTDGLDGLAAGTTLFSALGYVGIAWLATTQGGRVPVLAYESDLAVFAAAVAGGCFGFLRFNRFPARVFMGDTGSLALGGALVGLAVLTKTELILLILGGVYVIEAISVIIQVISFQTTGKRVFRMSPLHHHYELVGWHEWKVVIIFWLVSLLCAVLGVIAYFAGIL
- a CDS encoding UDP-N-acetylmuramoyl-tripeptide--D-alanyl-D-alanine ligase produces the protein MWDSQWIATLLEGELRGDSQAKAHGCCIDSRLVKDGNIFFALVGEKVDGHDYIKAAWQKGASVVVAEKERLKNRPEISIPEGKALIQVDLGLIAMQSLAQTWVRQLGAKVVAITGSNGKTTTKDMVTAVLSQKYRVHKNLENQNNELGVPMTILNASENTEILVLEMGMRGLGQIAFLCGIARPDIGVITNIGTTHLELLGTQENIARAKWELIQALPPEGFAVLNSEDEWSVKLAQESSVHQFFYGLGGKFHKPDLRGLKLTPFGTLGTRFTVENENRSQVPVLTSPVKVDLPLPGEHNVLDALAALSVGLLLEVPLQEGCEGLATMELSRMRLELQQGIYESTLISDVYNANPTSMKASLQVLRERGGASTLAILGEMYELGEASREGHYEVGQAVADLGISELITVGKLAEEIARGAIARGLSPERVYSFPEQAGAIKKAQEVLAQLSQGTWVLIKASRGMKMEEVTEALRRGLE